DNA from Strix aluco isolate bStrAlu1 chromosome 2, bStrAlu1.hap1, whole genome shotgun sequence:
aacaattgctcaccaccaagcaattgatgcccagccagtccctgagcagcagccccccagccaaACTTCCCCCTAGCCTACTGCTGACCACACTGTCATAGGGTATGgactatccctttggtcagctggggtcagctgtcctggctgtctCCTCCCAGCTATTTGAGCActcccagcctactcgctggcaGGGTGGTATGAGGAGCAGAAGTCAAGCATGCAGACTTGACTCTGTGCGatcactgctcagcaataactaaaacatccctgtgttatcaacaacactgtttccagcacaaatccaaaacacagccccatactagcttctatgaagaaaattaactctactgcagccaaaaccagcacatactGAAATTGTTCTGTGACAAAAATGAGTCTCTATAGATCATttcaaagctaaataaaaaacaCAGATGGGTACTTAGGTCAATATTATCATATGGATTAGGTGAGAGAAATGCTTTCAAAGAAATAACGGTGAGAACTGCCACATTTGAACAAATTAGCTTTGGGAGGTGGGGGATGGGGCACAGAGTAGataattttatttgggaaaaTAATGTTCTATATGATAACCCCACCCCTCCACATTACTCAAGAAAAGGGATTTGCTAAAATAAACTTAATAACACTGAGAGgcgttgggttttggtttggtttggtttggtttcaaaATAAACACATAGTATCTTACACTCCATTACCTACAATGTTCAGCTTCTGGTAAAAATAGGCATTTTCAGGAGTGACACCATCAGCGCAGGGGGATCTCAAAGGGGTTTGAGGTCTGCTCTCAACAGGTGCTGCATATAAGAATGAGACAGGCAAACAGCTACACATCTTCCAAAGCTCAAGTGCGTTTTTAAATTGAAGTCTGCCCTccgaaataatttaaaatagcacCCTATCTTAGGAAAGGTTTATGATTAACCGATATGTTATTTGTACTTTCTACCAGTGCCTGCTAATGCCCACATTTGGATCTTCAAATTTTCCACCTGTGTACTTTTTGTCTGGGGAAAACCTTGGACTAGAGATAAGGccatttcagaaaatgtatttctagCGGCTCCTGCTTCCAGTCCACCAGTGTGGGCTTGAGGCTGTGTCAGGATCATGAAATACATACTGTTTGTCACCTTTGTTGGTGTGGCCGGTGAGTatattttttacttctatttttgTAATTCATAAGTAAGCCGATTTTCTGAGCACCTTTGCAAGGTAGTCTATTGTGGGAAAGTGCAGTCCAGTTTCAACTTTGCAAAAGTTTTAAGGCAGAGCACTGCAACTTCTTTTGACTGCTGTCAGTTCATAATTGCTTGTGTCACAAAATGGGGAATGAATGCCTTCATAGGGGTGCTTGACCCAAGAATACTGAAATGTGTCCATAGCTTCAAAAAAGACTGCCTCTCCCTTAAGGACTGTGAAGTACAAAGGTAACACCTCTGGCTCGGGAAGTTCTAAAGCTGCTGTAAATTTTTGGACTGTGGGCGAGTGCCCCAAGGAAATACCACTGCAGACTTGTTTTGTACGTACACTCAGTCCACTGTTGACCACTACTGCAGACAGATCTTGGGACAGACACACCTTTGATCCGATCCAGCAAGATCATTTCTATGTTCTTATGTTGATTCTGGGACCAGCAGCCAGTGCTTTAGATGCAGATACGTGAGACGCCAGTCAGAGTCTGACCACCTTATTTTAGGGAGCAGCAAATGAATGTCCATTAGTCTTGCCCACCACTGCTACCGTGAGTTTTTATGGAAGTACAGCTACAAGTGAGATGCTTCAGTAAGCCACAAGGGCCCAAGATTCCTTATGCCAGATGCTGACATATGCCACTTCTTATCCCCCAGTTGCCTTCCCCAGCCGTGCTGATGATGACGACGACAAGATTGTGGGAGGCTACACCTGTGCAGCAAATTCTATCCCCTACCAGGTGTCCCTGAATTCTGGGTATCACTTCTGTGGAGGTTCCCTCATCAGCAGCCAGTGGGTTCTGTCAGCTGCTCACTGCTACAAGTCGTGAGTGGAAAAAAGCTATATTCTTCCGTAACCTACTTCTTTCTTCCAGTTCAGTTCTAACAGGAATTCCGAGCTGTGAGATCCAAATATGTAAGTGACTCCGTTCTGACAGGAGGCAACCAAGGAATGGGTGGCTCATTCaggaagctgtgctgaggcaTCATAAGGGGTATTCCACTTCTGCAAATGTTTCTGTGAATGCAGAGCACTTTCTGGAATGATGATGTGGTAATCTAGCAACGAGTTATGAGCTCTCATTTCTTATAAATTGGATTAATCTTGCTAAAGCTTTGTCACTggagaacaggaagagaaatgaggtCAGAGTGATAGCAGTTTGCCTTTTTCCAGAATGATTGTATAAAGCATTGTTATACATTCAACCCATCCCAgctcaaaaaaaataaacctgcagAAATTCACCACCTGTCCTGGGAGTGGGTAAGGTCTCAGTGTGGATCCCCAGGGCTTATTGCAGGACAAGAAAGATAACCTGCATGAAAACAGCTACTATGATAGCGATGTTGAAACGAGTGCATACGGTGACGGGGAGCTTCCTCATAACCTGTCGGTAGCAGTAAAGTGTATgccattccttctcttttccagccGCATCCAAGTGCAGCTCGGGAAACATAACCTGGCACTCACAGAATCGACGGAGCAGTTGATCAGTTCATCTAAAGTCATTCGCCACTCCGGCTACAGCTCTGCAACACTGGACAATGACATTATGCTCATCAAGCTTTCCAAACCAGCCCAGCTCAACCGAGCCGTTCAAACAATTCCTCTGCCTACCAGCTGTGTGGCCACGGGCACCACATGCCTAATCTCTGGCTGGGGCAACACACTCAGCAATGGCAGTGAGTACTCTGTGGGAATGTGCAGCATCATGAGGGTCTGGGAGACACTCTAAGACCCCACAATTAACTCCAAATAGTACCGGGAAGTGCTGTGGGACAGGCCATTTTGAGCGATCTGTCTGTGTAGGACAGTAACCATTTAACTGCTTTAAAGGCAAGCCTTTATAAGGTCCTTCCTCTTGTTCTGTGTTACAAACATGGCGTCACTTAGGTCGTCCATGTGCCATTCACCAGCATGTTCACACTGCCGTAAATCTTGTGGCCTGGCGCTATCAGCTGTGCAGTGCCAAGCACTAGCAATTTAAGTAATGTCAATAGAACTGTGAGTTCTCTGAGAACAAGATGAAAGTCTGTGATTGTGGATCTAAAATTACTACGAGAGAGCTCCATTCTCCTACACCAACGGTCAGAGGCGTGAATGGTGACTGGTGTCTAATCCACTGACAAAAACTAAACCTACACCAGAGGTTTTCCTGAGGCCCAAGTTTCCTCCAGGCTATGTGCTACAAGAGTAGCTCTTAGCTCCACACTTGCCATGGATGATTTTCTAGGTATCAGAAAAATTAACATGGCTGCAGTGTAGAATGGTAGACCCACGGGAGAATCTGTTCCATCTAAACAAATGGAATCCATGCTGTGATTACCGTTCAGAGGAAAAACGATGACTGCTAAAACAGGATgttcagagattatttttctgttaaggaAGATCTTCTCTGGGCTCTGAAATAAACTCAGAGATGTCACCAAACATCTCTCCCTATTTTCTTCTAGATTCGTTTCCAGATACCTTGCAGTGCCTGAAGGCTCCTGTACTCTCCTCAAGCGAGTGCAGCAAAGCCTACCCTGGGCAGATTACCAAGAACATGATATGTGTAGGATtcctggagggagggaaggactCCTGCCAGGTAAAACATCTGCCTCGCCTTTCCCATATGTTTCTCTCCTGCCTTTTGCAAGTAGAATGGGCTATCACATTAGAGAATCTGCTCTCCTCACTGCACTGGCATGTCTgaatgttggctttttttttgaaCAACAGTGGAGACTGAGGGTGAAAGTTGCTTACTGAGTGAGGCTAGGGTTTTCCCCACTCAGTTAGTCATTGTCCCTTCTTTGAGATAGTGAAGTCTCCACAAGCAGGCTATGCCACCTCCTGCACCTTAGGCTATTGAAAATGGAGGAGTGCTGCACCAGGGAGACAATAGTAGTCATGGCGACTTCAGAGCTTAGGATGCAAATGTTAGTTTTCGACTCACCGAAAAGGAAATAGTATGCAAGATCCAGGCAGTCTGGAAAATGAACACACTTGACAATTGCTCTGCACTTTACACGTACCTAGGTCCATGGAAATATTTGGCAGAATAACGTTTAAGACGCACATATGTTAAGCATCTGCCAAGGACTGCATCCGTCAGAAATAGTCTGGCTTACCCTTAGCTGTGGTGCCCTTGCAGCTAACATTCGGCACAGTGGCGTCAGGTGTAGAGTGGTAATCAGAAATGACCTTTGTAAAACTTCTATGTAGCGAGAGCCCAGTGGAGCTCCCTCAAATGTCAGTGATTTCTGGGTTCTCTGGCTCATCACTTACGCTGATACCGTTTGCTGAATATGTATTCTTTACGTGCACAGGGGGATTCCGGCGGTCCAGTAGTCTGCAATGGACAGCTCCAGGGTATTGTTTCCTGGGGTATCGGATGTGCGCAGAGAGGCTATCCCGGGGTTTACACTAAGGTTTGCAATTATGTCTCCTGGATCAAAACAACTATGTCTGCCAACTGAGACACTCTCGCTCTATGTGacctgctttttctcctcctcatcttcttccatTTTGGGACCGGACATAAAGAAATTATCAAAAAATAAAGACTTTCAGGCACTCCTCCTTTGTGCAACGTTTCTCTGGGTACTTCCATAGGCTATGATATGGAGGACAGAGGCAGGGAGTGTCACTCtggggaaaatatttaatatttgtagtGCAACCAGCAGGATCTTGGAACATTTTCCAGACACATCTTCAGGAGTCTTTCGGTCAGTTACATGCAGCCATTTCTGGAGCCGAACATCTTTCTGTTTATCAGCAAGGACTCTGGTGCTACAAAATTGCCTAAAACAGCTGAGAGAGTGTGCTGAATCACACAGGCAGCATCCTCCTAATGTAGAAAACATCAGGCAGCAACAGAAATGCTCCCCATTGCCcctgattccccccccccccccccaacaataTGACTGAACATTCCCTAGTGGAACCTCCCTGAAAGCTCTACTTTGGGAGTGAAACCACCTCTTGCTAGGGCTTGTTCCCTTCATGTACCAGTGCCACTGAGGCTGCTGTCTATACCTTTTTGCTCGGTTAACTGGCCGTGCTGGGTTTGCTTAGTTTTCCTGGAAGAGTCCAAATACATACGTTCCTGGGTTCTGGTTCTAGCACCTCCTAACCCCAGCTGGCACCGGAACTGAAAGTCCATGAAAAATCTGTCAAAGTTGCCAATGGGCTGTGTAGCTGTctcctaaaaaagaaaacagaaatagagaGTTTGAGTAAAATAAAAGGATAGAAAAAGCAGAGAATAGGTGAAGTgggaagaaatttaaaagaaatctgacactggaagaaaaggagggagaggagaagaaggagcaAGTGTCATTTGCCTACAGAGAGGTTTGTGCCCAGCTCCCTCAGATGCTTTGCCACTGAGATGCCTCCTAGGAGAGTAATAGGTGCCTGAGTGATTGAGATAGGCACAACATACAAACAGGATCAGACTGTAGCTTTGTGTCCCATTGCTCTGGAAGCACCTGCTGAATTCCTTCGCAGCATCTGCCCTTTTCCAGAAAAAGCCCTGAGCTGTAGCCTGGATCCTTCCCTTCATCCTCTTTTCACCAGGAGACAGCGTTCTTATCTGGAAGCAGTTGAAAGTCACAGGTTCTCCCTCCCTGACCACTGTGAGTGGAGGGTGGTTGATATCTTTGCTTCATATGTTGGGGGAAAGGAGACAAAGTTGTTGGAGGACAGAGGAGAGGATGTGATGAAAAGATGATGAGgtgaaaatgggaagaaagaaatgCTTCTGTGATCAGGCAGAGTGCGTTCTCAAATATGACAGACAGGGATGTTGAGAAGAGTAGTCTGGAAACATTCCCAGTCTCCTCTGTCACTATCCCCCTGATGTGTCAAGGTAAAGAAGAAATTCCAATTCTCAGATTATAAGCCATTCGTGATTTTCAAATTGCTGGAACAGCCTGACAGGGCCTCCCTTCTTACATGGCTGGAACACCACTAATGCCTGTGTTGGACAGTGCAATGAGAGGTGGCTGAGAATGTTTTTCCCTCCTTTGTGCTATCTAGTGAGAGCAACAGACCTCTGCAGAGCACTGAGATATGAGGACACTAGTTCTCTCTCCCGCTCGCTCTCTCTGCTGACATTTCCACATACTGCTTTTGTcacacagctctgcacagcagGAGTGAGAGGATTACAGACGTGTGAGCCCTGATTGAAGCCTGAGGGTCAACAGGACAAAATGCCCTGtactttctctatttttttctgaggaaaaagtcCAGTGGGATCAAATGCAATGTTTTTGAGTGCACATATGAAGGCATGAAAACCTTGCACCAACATGGCAGGACAGGAAGGGAATTAACCAAGTGGTTACTTAACTAAAATGCTCCAAAGGCAAGACAGAGCTAAAATTCTCAGTCAGTCCAAGTTCTTGAAAGAGGCACAACACTTGAAAGAAGCATTAAGAATAGGACTGGGCAACAAATTATGCTGGTTTGTGTAAAAGTCAACATGTCTCTTGGGGAAGGGTGGAGGGGACGATCTGTGACTCAGAAATGACACTGTTCTAGAATAAGAAGGACTAGCTCTGACAAAAtgacggggggaaaaaaagaaagagagaaaacttaTCAGTTTTCAATAGGCAGGGATTACAACACTTTGTTAGCCTGTGGGTCACAGCTGAGATGTCCACTGTTTGATTTATCTGGAAAAGGAGGTAACAAGATTTCCTAGGACATCTCAACTTATCCTAAATAAATCTAAATGCCACAGCAAAAAAGGGGGAGAATtcctgagagaaaataaatagcagaaaaaaggaacaaaccattttaagattttaaaaaagtaaaaaaaaaaaaaaaaaaaaaccaaaacaaaaaagaaatagggaaggggaaaaaaagtgatgcaGAGAGAAAGGTAATATCTGCTAAAGGAGCAATAAGGTGATTAGTGAACAAGCCTGTCCCCAGACAGCTGGTGTGAACTGATCAGTGGAGCCTGAGAGCACCCATGGATCTATTTATTCTGTGGGCATGTCTGTAGCTGGGAGACTTTACCCTGATAAAATAGCTTTGATACAATAGACTCCTGAGACACCTCATTCTTGGGGCCACCTGGAGTTGTTCTTGGATGACTACAGTCTGTGTCACTGGGAAGGGCTTCATGCACAGGCTATTAGCTGCATGCTATAGCTATGCAGGTGTTACATAGCTGCATGATATGGAGAAAGACATCCCTAGCTGAATAGTGTTCTGGTCTCTCTTGATTCTCTTACATGCTTGATGTTGAAGTTTTCCTCCTGCCTGTCTCCAGAAAAGTGGGAATCGTTATCTTCCTGTCAAAGGCTGCTAACAATTTCCTTAATTGTGTGGTGCtaaacaagaaaaggaaacagagaaaccATCATGATGTACATATGATGTACTGGCAATATCAGCACAAACATAGGCGGCACTGAAATTCTGTGTGTCTCTGCTGAGACACAAAGTGTGTGAACGTGGTTTCTGTCCTCCAGTGAGCAGTTGAAGTGCAGGAAGAAGCTGAGTTCCTCCATGCTCATACAGTTAACAGGCATGGGTTTCTTTCTGCACACTTCCCCTTCCCTTGCACTGAGGAAAGGACCTGATCCCCTGCAGCCTCCAAGGTGTCAGTGCTGCCAAGGAACTGAGGTTTACATCACAGAACTCTGCAATGCCCTTTGCACCAAGTACAAGAGGTGGTTTGGAGCCACATTACCATCTTTCCCTCCAGCATCAGCTCTGTTTCACTGCCTCACACACACCTGTAGGATCTTTCCCTCCACAAAATCTTCTCAGCTTTCCCAATGGTTCTGGATGGTTCCAGCTGGCCTTGGGCATTCTGCAGGTCCTAGCTTCTCCACAGAGACAACACCTGGTTCAGATCCCCGAGAACTAGGCTCTTGTTTGCCTTTGGAAATAACCCCCTCTCATCACTGCCCACTCTGCTCtctacagaaaaagagagaaggctGCATCTTCTGATGGTGTGAGGAAAATGATAGTTGAACCAGTAGACTCCCAAGCTGATTCTGCAGGGACCCCTGGCCTCAACTCTGTAGGCAATGGCCAGCTGACTGTACCAAGAGAGAGCTGAGGCAGAATCTTCACAGCCATCATATCACTTTCTGCACGAAGAGATTTGTGCTCACCTTCCTCAGCATCTGAATCAATCTGTATTTTAGCACAGCAATACATGCCAGAGTCATTCACTGAGGCAAAATCTATTGAAAAGGACAAGCGATAGCCCATACTCCCACAGCACTTGGAGCGATTCGGAAATTTGTCCTCAAACTCTGCACATAGGGGCATGTGGTTCCCATCTGGAAACAGCTGAGAGTCACAGCTCCTCCCGCTATGATGGCTGCATCTGGAGACTGTTGAAAGGATTGCcctgtcaggaggaaaaaaaaaaaaaaaaaaggaaaaaagaagccgGAGGCTAGGCAGATGGTGAAATGATTTGAggaggaagggaatgaaaaaaacctgcagcatcTAGAAGGCATAAGGGATGGGATGTGTTTAAAACTATAGGCAAGTTTCTCATCTGTCAATGAATAACCAGTAGAAATAGCTGACAGAAAATGTCAATGTATTAGAAACATTTCAAATGGtgaggaaatcagaaaaaaaaaaaaataagtcagcAATGGAAATCTGCCTGTGGTGGCAGTGCAAGCGCAGGCACAAAGGACGTTGAGGAGGAAATGCTTAGGAAGGTAGAGTTGCATAACATTGGGCGtgggcagggcagtgtgagagTGCCTGAAATGTAAGAAAGTAGTTGAGTGGCTGGGATCAGTGGGAGATAACACTCACACACAACACCTGCACAGCTGactttatatatgtgtatgtgtgcatgcaatCACAGGAGCATGATGGAGCTGGATGGGAGCCCGAGTttgaggcagggcaggggggatgctgtggggttttcctttcttccttctgtaaATGTGCCTTTCTCCTCCAAAGAGACATCTGAAGGGAGGAAAAACTGCCCTTGGCCTTACACTGGGAGTGTGAATGATTATTGGGGCGTGAGGGTAGTGGTAAGGAGCTGGACAGGAATTCCCCTTTAAGGACACAGAGAGGTTACATGTAACACCTGCCTCCTCCTTGTGGGTTGTTTGCAGTAGAACAGGAGACTTTCTTTCCCTCACATGGGTCGCATCCACTTCAAAATGTCCAGTGCTCTTGATGGTATGTAACATAAAAAACAGCATCCTGGTGGAAAGACCTGCATAGTTTGACATGGTCAACATGACCTTACGAAATTGAAGGGCGGGAACAAGAGGCATGCTTGCTGGGACACACACTCAAAGAACTGAAGCCTTGTTTCATTGAGACATAGCCACATCCATTCATCTGCAACCCTTCGCAGATGAGTCTGTCCTTTGGCTCATGACTCCCTTTTCCCTGGAGGCTCTCTCATTCTTTGTCAGACTCACATTTAACAGTCTGGCTCAGGGCTTTGGAAGCACTGTGATATGCACTTTTAGAAGCATAGTGCTCTGTGGTTCTGTTCATGGGTGAAAGGATGAGGAGGAACTTGAAAGCAGATGTTCAAAAGCTCTGTCACTTCTGGGTTCTCACAGGTGAAAATACGCCAGAGAAAGATATGTGCACAGAAATGTCTGGCTAGAGGGAAGCAGCAGGTGACGGAAATCATTAGATGTCCGAAGAATTGCAGATTCCCCATGTTTATGCAGCTGTGAATGGGCTGCCATGGGAAGGTGAGGGCAGGAACAGCTTTCAGTTCTGGCCACTTCTGTGTAGGAGGCATACCTGGCACTTGTATGTTTTGTTAATGCATACTTGGAGAGAGAGGGTTAGCCAGTGGATCAAACATAGAGCCTCAGTGTTGTGGGGCTTTGAAATGACCTGCCAAGGGAAGGTGAGGGCCAGCAACAGCTTTCAGTCCTGGGCATTTCTGTGTAGACCCCCTTGTTGGTGGCTCTCCATTTGCTTGCTGGGCTCTGACTCTCACCGAAAAGCGGGATAACAAAAACTTATCGGCACCAATTTGATGAAGATAAGCAGACACTTTTTTATTGACGGCCAGGTGCGCGGGTGAGTGCTCTCACCAACAACGTACACCAAGCTCAAAAATCATACAGATTATATAGGATTCAATCATACATATTAAATTAAGTGCTCATACATAAACATAataattcctggaaatcatttcCATATTCCCGCCTACTCCTGATTCTGTGCAGTAGAGTCTAGAAATACctagaaatgagtctggggtATACTGTGAGTAGGTGGTCAATGAGTTggtggttgcgatctccccctgccagaaTTACCTTTTGCCTAGTTTCACTGCTTCTTGGCAGAGAATTGCAAGTTGTTACAGTTCGTTTTCCCCAGTTCTCATTAATTCTAAATTCTGACATCTCTGGACATTCCTAACAATGTATAATAAATTACTCTTTGTTTAGACATTTCTATAGTAACTTCAAACAAAATCATCTTTAATCATAAATCTAATTATCTAAGCAGTACCTAGATGTACCTAGTAGATGATTACTGACAAATTCTTCAGCCCTGATATGGGGCTGTACAGAGGAGTTCGTAGTAGCATTAATTGCTGTGTAATGTGCAAATACAAGATAAATGTAAACATTTGACTCTACTATTTCTATGAAAACATTATAACTTCTTAAAAAGTTTCATTATACTTTATAATTCTTGATTCATATATCTATTGATTCTAATATTACTAAAATCATCAAATAGAATCAACTCGATTAGGTGGTAAATAACCAACATGACCATTGTGATGACTAGGTTTTAGAGCAAAGACAGAGCCCTAGTTTTGATGAGGATGTAAAATGACCTGCCAGGGAAGGTGAAGGCCAGCAACACTTttcagtgctgaccacttctgggTTGGAGCCTTCTCTGGCTGCTGTCTGTTTCCTTGCTGTTTTCTGATGATGGTGATGCTTAGCTGTTAGAGCAAACACAGAACCCTGGTTTTGCTGGAGCTGTGAATGAGCTGCCAAGGCAAGGTGTGGGCCAGAAACAGGTTTCAGTCCAGGCCACTTCTGTGTGGGAGCCTTACCTGGAAGTTTTCTCTGTTGTTTATTAGGTCTGTGTAAGAGGGAGGCAGTAAGTAACGGAGATCATCAGGTGTCAAAACAATTGCAGATCCTCTGTGTTGATGAGACTGTGAATGGGCAGCCATTGGAAGGTGAGTGCCAGCAACAGCTGTCATTCCTGGACACTTCTGTGTAGAAACACTAGCTGGTTCCTGACCCTTTTCTTGCTGTGCTCTGATGATGGTAAAAATTAGTTGTTAACTAATTAGTTAATTAGGCCTGTGAAAGGATGGCCAAGGGATGGTCATTGCTATCAACAGCTTTTAGCCCAAGCCACATCTGTGTTGAAGACCTAGATGGTGTTTTTACATTTTGTTGCTGATTCTTGCAAGGGTGAGCATTAAGTGGTAGAGCAAGCACAGATCCCCAGTATTGGTGAGGCTATGTAAAGATAACCAAGGGATGGTGAAGGCCAGAAAGAGCTTTCAGTACTGGAACCTTCTGTATGGCAGCAGTTGCTAGATGTTTACAATTTTGGAGCTCAGATCTACCTAGACTGAGAAAGACTGACAAGACGTTTGATTAGCTAAGCAATTGCACAGCCCTGCTGTTGCTGGGCCTGTACAAGGATAGCCAAGGGAAGGTCAGGGCTATCAACAGCTTTCAGCCAAGGCCGCTTCTGTGTTGAAGTCCTAAGTGGTGAGTTTACATTTTGTTGTTGGCTCTTATGAGGGTGAGTGTTAAGTGGTGGAgcaagcacagagctgcagcattGGAGAGGCTGTGACAGGGCTGCCAAAGAGGATTGACAgctagaaacatttttcagaaatagcTACATCTGTGTGAGAGCAGTTGCTGGAGGGTTTTTCATTTGGCTAAGCGCTCTGGCGAGGGTAAGTGTTATGTGGCTAGGGAAGAGCAGAGCCACAAGGAAGTTGCCTGGACTGAAAGCTGTTGCTGGCCTTTACCTTCTGTTGGCTATCCTTTCATAGGTTCACAAACACAGGGGCTCTGCGCTTGCCGCACCACTTAGGGGCAAGAGTTAGTTAGAACAAGTTTAGCATTAAGGTTATAGTTAGGGTTAGTTTTTTAGGGCTACATTTATGATTAGACTTAGAGTTAGGGCCTTAcagttagggtttaggcttagggtcaCGGTTAGGGTCTGTtaggttaggcttagtgttagggccttagatttagggttaggtttagggcctGAGGGTGAGAGTTAGAGTAAGTATTAGGGTTATGGCCTTAGGGTTAGGgccttaggtttagggttaaggtttagggttaaggtcagggttaggattagggttagtgtcttAATGTTAGGATTAGAGTTAGGGTCTAAGTGTTAGGTCAAGTTTAGAGTTAGGGCCTTAGGTTTAGTAACACTGAATGTAGTGTTTAGGGCCTTTGAGTGAGGTTTATAGTTAGagtaagggttagggttatggccttagggttaaggttagggttagtgtttgagttaggtttaaggttagggtcttagggttatgattaggatTAGGGCTTTAGGActggggttagggttatggccttaagtttagggttaggtttagagacTAAGAATTTGGGTTAGGGTTCGCATTAGTgatttaaggttagtgttagggttagagttagttaCGGTCTGGTTTAGGTCCTTAATAAGGTTAGGGTCTAAGTGTTaggttagatttagtgttagggtcttaggtttagtgttaggtttaggtcaTTAAAGTGAGGGTTAGAGTTAAAATAAGGGTTAGGATTATGTCAGcattaggattaggtttagggatttagagttagttttagggttagagttagagttagggttagtgccCTAGGATTAAGTTTTGGgttttagagttagggttagggttaggtttagggctagggatagtgttagtgttaggtttagggttaggattagggtcagggttagggatAATTTTAGGGTTAAGTATAGGGTTAAGgccttaggtttaggattagagGTAGGTCCTTAAGGTTCAGGTTAGGATGAGGGgtttagggttcgggttaggattaggagtttaAGGTTCAGGTAAGTGTTAACCTTAGGGCCTTAGGGTTATCATTAAGACCaggtttagggttatgtttaggatTAGTTAGGGTTAGGGCCTTAGGTTAAAGTTTAGGGATTTCAGATTATGGTTAGCATTAGGGATAGtgttagttttaggtttagtgttatggttagggttagttttaaggccttagtgttagggttagaggctattgttaggtttagggttaattagggttagtgtttgggTTAGGTTTATGGATtcaggattatggttagggtttggtttatgtataaggttagggttagggttttagggttagggttgagattagggttaggggtaggtttagcTTTAcagttagagttaggtttagggtcttaatattagggttaggggttagtgttacagGTTcagttaggggttaggtttagggctagggctagggttag
Protein-coding regions in this window:
- the LOC141917690 gene encoding trypsin I-P1-like isoform X1; amino-acid sequence: MLTYATSYPPVAFPSRADDDDDKIVGGYTCAANSIPYQVSLNSGYHFCGGSLISSQWVLSAAHCYKSRIQVQLGKHNLALTESTEQLISSSKVIRHSGYSSATLDNDIMLIKLSKPAQLNRAVQTIPLPTSCVATGTTCLISGWGNTLSNGNSFPDTLQCLKAPVLSSSECSKAYPGQITKNMICVGFLEGGKDSCQGDSGGPVVCNGQLQGIVSWGIGCAQRGYPGVYTKVCNYVSWIKTTMSAN
- the LOC141917690 gene encoding trypsin I-P1-like isoform X2; protein product: MGQLFRAAVAFPSRADDDDDKIVGGYTCAANSIPYQVSLNSGYHFCGGSLISSQWVLSAAHCYKSRIQVQLGKHNLALTESTEQLISSSKVIRHSGYSSATLDNDIMLIKLSKPAQLNRAVQTIPLPTSCVATGTTCLISGWGNTLSNGNSFPDTLQCLKAPVLSSSECSKAYPGQITKNMICVGFLEGGKDSCQGDSGGPVVCNGQLQGIVSWGIGCAQRGYPGVYTKVCNYVSWIKTTMSAN